From a region of the Brevibacterium siliguriense genome:
- a CDS encoding glycosyltransferase family 2 protein, with protein MSAQPHPAPEAVAAVIPAMNESARIGATVTAAKQIPGVDMVLVVDDGSSDDTGSLARRAGAEVITHPKNKGKAAAMMTGAFAVRNREISDADPNVEPTHRALLFIDGDLEDSATNTAPLAEPVLAGDADMTIAILPAQKRKGGGFGFVVGLAKKGIAELSGFEATQPLSGMRCLSREAFDAALPFAAGWGVEAAMTIDVVNAGLRVEEVECDLHHRVTGRDLKAQMHRAAQYRDVARAILVRRLRAKRSGTSPAARSESDVSAQNLSADHKETGR; from the coding sequence ATGAGCGCACAGCCGCACCCCGCCCCCGAGGCGGTCGCCGCCGTCATCCCCGCGATGAACGAATCCGCACGGATCGGTGCCACCGTCACCGCGGCCAAGCAGATCCCCGGGGTCGACATGGTCCTCGTCGTCGACGACGGATCATCTGACGACACAGGGTCCCTGGCCCGCCGCGCCGGCGCCGAGGTGATCACCCACCCGAAGAACAAAGGCAAGGCCGCGGCCATGATGACCGGGGCGTTCGCCGTGCGCAACCGGGAGATCTCCGACGCGGATCCGAACGTCGAACCGACGCACCGGGCGCTGCTGTTCATCGACGGCGACCTCGAGGACTCAGCGACCAATACCGCTCCCCTGGCCGAGCCTGTGCTCGCCGGGGATGCCGATATGACGATCGCGATCCTGCCCGCGCAGAAGCGCAAGGGCGGGGGCTTCGGCTTCGTCGTCGGGCTGGCGAAGAAGGGCATCGCCGAGCTCTCCGGATTCGAAGCCACCCAACCTCTGTCGGGCATGCGCTGCCTGTCGAGAGAGGCCTTCGATGCGGCCCTGCCGTTCGCCGCCGGCTGGGGTGTCGAGGCAGCCATGACCATCGACGTCGTGAACGCCGGACTGCGCGTCGAAGAGGTCGAATGCGATCTCCACCACCGCGTCACCGGCCGCGACCTGAAAGCCCAGATGCACCGCGCCGCGCAGTACCGCGACGTCGCCCGCGCGATCCTCGTCCGCCGCCTCCGCGCGAAGCGCAGCGGGACTTCCCCTGCGGCCCGCAGCGAGTCCGACGTCTCCGCACAGAATCTTTCCGCTGACCACAAGGAGACCGGCCGATGA
- a CDS encoding NAD-dependent epimerase/dehydratase family protein → MSVIVTGASGFIGGAIARALADRGETVYALCRRNPEIPGVNFQHWDITEPAPAAVTSLAKSATAVFHCAGIASVSADDDELYEVKVTGTRNVLDAFPQSRVVHVSSTTVYSESEPHAELWEEAGPKDPNDFADAYSRTHALAEQLVGRLRADAAILRPAAVYGPGETMLMPFLSRMSKKGVLRLPGGGRQKITLTHIDNVVRAALACLDVPSAAGPFNIGDPIPYRLKEAVVTHFARMGYDQVVIEGVAKDKALVAAKLGLKVKSIFKRGDFAKLFLVRYLQSDRTYNLSRQQRVLGISTTQHLIPSRLQ, encoded by the coding sequence GTGTCGGTGATAGTGACCGGAGCCAGCGGCTTCATCGGTGGTGCCATTGCACGGGCGCTCGCCGATCGGGGCGAAACGGTCTATGCGCTGTGTCGGAGGAACCCGGAGATCCCCGGGGTGAACTTCCAGCATTGGGACATCACGGAGCCCGCACCTGCAGCGGTGACTTCGCTGGCCAAGAGCGCGACCGCGGTCTTCCACTGTGCCGGGATCGCCTCTGTCAGCGCCGATGACGATGAGCTCTACGAGGTGAAGGTGACGGGCACGCGCAATGTCCTCGACGCCTTCCCGCAGTCCCGCGTCGTCCATGTGTCCTCGACGACGGTGTACTCCGAGTCCGAACCCCACGCCGAGTTGTGGGAGGAGGCCGGTCCGAAGGATCCCAACGATTTCGCCGATGCCTACTCTCGCACTCATGCGCTCGCCGAACAGCTCGTCGGGCGCCTGCGGGCCGATGCGGCGATCCTGCGGCCGGCGGCAGTCTATGGCCCGGGCGAGACGATGCTCATGCCGTTCCTGTCGCGGATGTCGAAGAAGGGTGTGCTGCGGCTGCCGGGTGGCGGTCGTCAGAAGATCACCCTGACTCATATCGACAATGTGGTCCGGGCGGCGCTCGCCTGCCTGGATGTGCCGTCGGCGGCGGGACCGTTCAATATCGGCGACCCGATTCCCTACCGGCTCAAAGAGGCTGTCGTCACTCACTTCGCACGAATGGGCTACGACCAAGTCGTCATCGAAGGCGTGGCGAAGGACAAGGCACTGGTGGCGGCGAAGCTCGGGCTCAAGGTCAAGAGCATATTTAAACGCGGGGACTTCGCGAAGCTCTTCCTCGTCAGATACCTGCAGTCGGACCGGACCTACAACCTGTCACGGCAGCAGCGGGTGCTCGGCATCTCGACCACCCAGCACCTCATCCCGTCACGGCTGCAGTAG
- a CDS encoding FAD-binding dehydrogenase, whose translation MNADSRPSPDAIVVGAGLAGLVAAHELTQAGKRVLILDQENRANLGGQAFWSLGGLFLIDSLEQRRLRIHDSLELAKDDWATSAGFDRDEDHWPRKWAEAYLEFAAGEKRQYLSDLGLRLTPIVGWAERGGSGAGEHGNSVPRFHLTWGTGPEVVRVFRDPVETAEAAGLVEFAFRHRVDELITEDGAVVGVRGRTLAPSHTARGIKSNREEVADFELRAPAVIVTTGGIGHNFELMRRYWPTDRLGEFPDTMLAGVPAHVDGRMLRIAEDAGASLINRDRIWAYTEGIENWNPIWPGHGIRIIPGPSSLWFDAEGNRFPAPNYPGFDTNRTMRTILETGHDYSWFVLNESIIRKEFALSGSEQNPDLTEKDIRITLDRVRSSDAPGPIEAFKKYGSDFVVAETTEDLVAGMNEHSRGPVIDHDHLVEQIRQRDRQTDHAFSKDAQVQAIHNARSYLGDKIVRAVKPHRILDPAHGPLIAVRLSLLSRKTLGGLETNLDGQVLAASGAGAGSGSGEPIPGMYAAGEVTGFGGGGMHGYNALEGTFLGGCIFSGLRAGRAAAEQAGYTARPVKPETGSAPSEGKRT comes from the coding sequence ATGAACGCAGACAGCCGCCCATCCCCCGATGCGATCGTCGTCGGGGCCGGTCTCGCCGGACTCGTCGCCGCACATGAACTCACCCAGGCCGGCAAGCGCGTGCTCATCCTCGACCAGGAGAACCGAGCGAACCTCGGCGGGCAGGCCTTCTGGTCCCTCGGCGGACTCTTCCTCATCGACTCCCTCGAACAGCGACGGCTGCGCATCCACGATTCGCTCGAGCTCGCCAAGGATGACTGGGCCACTTCGGCGGGCTTCGACCGAGACGAGGATCATTGGCCCCGGAAGTGGGCGGAGGCCTACCTCGAGTTCGCGGCCGGAGAGAAGCGCCAGTACCTGAGTGACCTCGGCCTGCGACTGACCCCGATCGTCGGCTGGGCAGAACGTGGAGGGTCCGGGGCGGGTGAGCACGGCAATTCCGTGCCCCGCTTCCACCTCACCTGGGGCACCGGCCCCGAGGTGGTCCGAGTGTTCCGTGACCCCGTCGAGACCGCAGAGGCCGCCGGACTCGTCGAGTTCGCCTTCCGTCACCGCGTCGACGAACTCATCACCGAGGATGGGGCCGTCGTCGGTGTCCGCGGACGCACGCTCGCCCCCAGCCACACTGCCCGCGGAATCAAGTCGAACCGGGAGGAAGTCGCGGACTTCGAACTCCGCGCTCCCGCCGTCATCGTCACCACCGGCGGCATCGGACACAATTTCGAGCTGATGAGGAGATACTGGCCGACCGACCGCCTCGGCGAATTCCCGGACACGATGCTCGCCGGAGTGCCCGCGCACGTGGACGGGCGGATGCTGCGGATCGCCGAGGATGCCGGAGCCAGCCTCATCAACCGGGACAGGATCTGGGCGTATACGGAGGGCATCGAGAACTGGAATCCGATCTGGCCGGGGCACGGGATCCGCATCATTCCCGGACCGTCGTCGCTGTGGTTCGATGCCGAAGGCAACCGCTTCCCGGCCCCGAACTATCCCGGCTTCGATACGAATCGGACGATGCGCACCATCCTGGAGACCGGTCACGACTATTCGTGGTTCGTGCTCAACGAGTCGATCATCCGCAAGGAATTCGCGCTCTCCGGTTCGGAGCAGAACCCGGACCTCACCGAGAAGGACATTCGCATCACGCTCGACCGGGTGCGGTCCTCCGACGCACCGGGACCGATCGAAGCTTTCAAGAAGTACGGTTCCGACTTCGTCGTGGCCGAGACCACCGAGGATCTGGTCGCGGGAATGAACGAACACTCCCGCGGACCGGTCATCGATCATGACCACCTCGTGGAGCAGATCCGGCAGCGAGACCGGCAGACCGACCACGCCTTTTCGAAAGATGCGCAGGTCCAAGCCATCCACAATGCGCGGTCCTATCTGGGCGACAAGATCGTACGCGCGGTCAAACCGCACAGAATCCTCGACCCCGCACACGGTCCGCTCATCGCGGTGCGTCTGAGCCTGCTCTCGCGCAAGACTCTCGGCGGGCTGGAGACGAACCTCGACGGGCAGGTGCTTGCCGCGTCTGGTGCTGGTGCAGGGTCCGGCAGCGGCGAACCGATCCCCGGCATGTATGCCGCCGGTGAGGTGACCGGTTTCGGAGGCGGCGGGATGCACGGCTACAACGCACTCGAGGGAACGTTCCTCGGCGGATGCATCTTCTCCGGCTTGCGCGCCGGACGCGCTGCCGCAGAGCAGGCAGGCTATACGGCGAGGCCTGTGAAGCCGGAGACCGGATCCGCACCCAGCGAAGGAAAGCGCACATGA
- a CDS encoding enoyl-CoA hydratase, with translation MSESIVFGHLDDGVASVTINRPSTRNALSRTVMEDLIGTLTEVAERADVRAVILNTAGHVFSSGHDLTEIRGADHATQQTTFDACVRLMQLIQSIPQPVIAQVQGVATAAGCQLVATCDLAVAAESARFATPGVKIGLFCSTPMVALSRAVPAKQAMRMLLTGDFVTAADALKFGLVSDVVADADLESATLELALKVASASSATVALGKAAFYEQRELPVADAYARMSQVMADNAVAADAQEGIDAFLTKREPQWQHRR, from the coding sequence ATGTCGGAATCAATTGTATTCGGCCACCTCGACGACGGAGTCGCGTCCGTGACGATCAACCGGCCGTCCACGCGCAATGCGCTGTCGCGCACGGTCATGGAGGACCTCATCGGCACCCTCACCGAGGTGGCCGAGCGCGCCGATGTGCGCGCGGTCATCCTCAACACCGCCGGTCATGTGTTCAGCTCCGGTCATGATCTCACCGAGATCCGTGGTGCCGATCATGCCACGCAGCAGACCACGTTCGATGCGTGTGTGCGGCTGATGCAGCTCATCCAGTCCATCCCGCAGCCGGTCATCGCGCAGGTGCAGGGAGTGGCCACTGCTGCGGGCTGCCAGCTGGTGGCGACCTGCGATCTGGCGGTCGCCGCCGAGTCCGCCAGGTTCGCCACTCCCGGGGTGAAGATCGGTCTGTTCTGTTCGACTCCGATGGTGGCACTCTCCCGTGCGGTGCCGGCGAAGCAGGCGATGCGGATGCTGCTGACCGGTGATTTCGTGACCGCTGCAGATGCGCTGAAGTTCGGCCTCGTCTCCGATGTCGTCGCCGATGCTGACCTGGAGTCGGCCACCTTGGAATTGGCTCTCAAGGTCGCGTCCGCCTCGTCGGCTACAGTTGCCCTAGGAAAAGCCGCGTTCTACGAACAGCGGGAACTGCCTGTGGCCGATGCCTATGCGCGGATGTCGCAGGTGATGGCGGACAATGCCGTTGCAGCCGATGCGCAGGAGGGGATCGACGCCTTCCTGACGAAGAGGGAACCGCAGTGGCAGCACCGCCGCTGA
- a CDS encoding SDR family NAD(P)-dependent oxidoreductase gives MTPTAQSDLTVLVTGGTSGIGRAVAEALATKGCTVLATGRNLDRLEPAEWIPGVRYLPLDLAVPDGPDRLAGELDELGLLDGIDVLINNAGESQSGPFEELPAEAIERLFRTNVFGPVRLSQLVLPGMRARHRGRIIMVGSMLASFPLAHRSSYSAAKAALRAFATAARQELSPFGVWVSTVEPGSIATGIGLRRTKYLEEGSPYTQDVTTMLERLDANERGGIPAEKVAATIVDAIIAPRPREFYAVGSRAPLPFLLGRALPRELMSKIVAAQHGLKR, from the coding sequence ATGACCCCCACCGCACAGTCGGACCTCACCGTCCTCGTCACCGGCGGCACCTCGGGAATCGGCAGAGCCGTCGCCGAGGCACTGGCGACGAAGGGATGCACGGTGCTGGCGACCGGACGGAATCTCGACCGCCTCGAACCAGCCGAATGGATCCCCGGCGTCCGCTATCTGCCGCTCGATCTGGCCGTCCCCGACGGTCCGGACCGTTTGGCCGGAGAACTCGATGAGCTCGGCCTGCTCGACGGCATCGATGTGCTGATCAACAATGCCGGTGAGAGCCAGTCGGGGCCGTTCGAAGAGCTGCCGGCCGAGGCCATCGAGCGGCTCTTCCGCACGAACGTGTTCGGGCCCGTTCGGCTGAGCCAGCTCGTTCTGCCCGGAATGCGTGCACGCCACCGGGGGCGCATCATCATGGTCGGGTCGATGCTCGCCAGTTTCCCGCTGGCCCACCGCAGCTCGTATTCGGCGGCGAAGGCGGCTCTGCGCGCCTTCGCCACGGCGGCAAGGCAGGAGCTCTCCCCCTTCGGAGTGTGGGTGAGCACCGTCGAACCGGGATCGATCGCCACAGGCATCGGACTGCGGCGGACGAAGTACCTCGAAGAGGGTTCGCCCTATACGCAGGATGTCACGACGATGCTCGAACGTCTCGACGCCAATGAACGCGGCGGCATTCCGGCAGAGAAAGTCGCGGCCACGATCGTCGATGCAATCATCGCGCCGCGACCGCGCGAGTTCTACGCCGTCGGCAGCAGGGCACCGCTGCCGTTCCTGCTGGGGCGCGCGCTTCCGCGCGAACTCATGTCGAAGATCGTCGCCGCCCAGCACGGGCTGAAGCGGTGA
- the pheA gene encoding prephenate dehydratase — MSLNRFAYLGPEATFTEAALLSFLDSRNLRAEATTHPMRNAPSALDAVLEGDCDAAVVPIENSLEGGVPATIDALTENGRLQIIAEVVVPVRFVLAVKPGTNREEISSFGSHPHGEAQVRAFMNENFPEAVYLPTSSTAAAARDLANDAGDHMAAVCPALAAQRYGLEIVAEDIGDRKDAVTRFVVVTRPGPLPAPTGADKTTIVAALRSDRAGSLLELLEQFSSRGVNMSRIESRPTGDGLGLYQFSIDLLGHIHEARMAEALQGVHRAALTLHFLGSYPSSDGAVVPIDPTTTDESFAAAADWLESTLGA; from the coding sequence ATGAGCCTCAACCGTTTCGCGTACCTCGGCCCGGAGGCCACCTTCACCGAGGCGGCCCTGCTCAGTTTCCTCGACTCCCGGAACCTGCGCGCCGAGGCCACGACGCATCCGATGCGCAATGCCCCCTCGGCGCTCGATGCGGTGCTCGAGGGTGACTGCGATGCCGCGGTCGTGCCGATCGAGAACTCCCTCGAGGGAGGGGTGCCCGCCACGATCGATGCGCTGACCGAGAACGGACGACTCCAGATCATCGCCGAGGTGGTCGTCCCCGTCCGCTTCGTCCTCGCCGTCAAACCCGGCACTAACAGGGAAGAGATCTCCTCCTTCGGTTCGCACCCGCACGGTGAAGCGCAGGTGCGTGCGTTCATGAACGAGAACTTCCCCGAAGCCGTCTACCTGCCGACCTCGTCGACCGCTGCCGCAGCACGTGATCTGGCCAATGATGCCGGTGACCACATGGCCGCCGTCTGCCCGGCTCTGGCCGCTCAGCGCTACGGTCTCGAGATCGTCGCCGAAGACATCGGCGACCGCAAGGATGCCGTCACCCGATTCGTCGTCGTCACCCGCCCGGGCCCTCTGCCCGCTCCGACCGGCGCGGATAAGACGACCATCGTCGCAGCGCTGCGGTCCGACCGCGCCGGTTCCCTGCTCGAACTGCTCGAACAGTTCTCCAGCCGCGGGGTGAATATGTCCCGCATCGAATCCCGGCCGACCGGGGACGGGCTGGGCCTCTACCAGTTCTCGATCGACCTGCTCGGGCACATCCATGAGGCACGGATGGCCGAGGCTCTGCAGGGAGTCCACCGGGCAGCACTCACACTGCACTTCCTCGGCAGCTACCCGAGCTCCGACGGAGCCGTGGTGCCGATCGACCCGACGACGACGGATGAGTCGTTCGCCGCAGCCGCCGATTGGCTGGAGTCGACTCTGGGCGCCTGA
- the clpB gene encoding ATP-dependent chaperone ClpB, with protein MDAQMTTKSREALQTAVNDVVARKNNQIEPAHLVAALLGQPDSLAATLLTKVGADPQAVLRSIESVISGFPTVSGSTVSQPGLSRAGLEMMNLAQEEMTALGDQFVSTEHLLLAAAAGQDTTGEALRANGANRDALLAALPELRAGKKVTSENPEETMQSLEKFGIDLTAVAREGRLDPVIGRDKEVRRVVQVLSRRTKNNPVLIGEPGVGKTSVVEGLAQRIVAGDVPESLRDKTLISLDLSAMVAGAKYRGEFEERFKAVLEEIKNADGRIITFIDELHTIVGAGAGGDSSMDAGNMLKPMLARGELRMIGATTLDEYRENIEKDPALERRFQQVFVGEPSVEDTIAILRGLKERYEAHHKVTINDGALVAAATMSNRYITGRQLPDKAIDLVDEAASRLRMEIDSAPVEIDELRRAVDRLKMEDMALAKETDSASVERLSALRADLADKEEELRGLEATWESQRAGLNRVGELKTKLDELRSAAEKAQRDTDLETASRLLYGEIPAVQKEIAEAEAAEAQAEAGANSDQMVSDKVSSNDIAEVVSSWTGIPAGRLVQGEVEKLLGAEGILGERLIGQKNAVAAVSDAIRRSRAGVADPDRPTGSFLFLGPTGVGKTELAKSLADFLFDDEKALIRIDMSEYGEKHTVSRLVGAPPGYVGYDEGGQLTEAVRRRPYSVVLLDEVEKAHPSVFDILLQVLDDGRLTDGQGRTVDFRNTILILTSNLGSQFLVDKNLSTEEQRSKVLDVVHSTFKPEFLNRLDDIVIFDALSQTELASIVDLQIAHMSRRLSDRRVSLEVTQGAEDWLALEGYDPAFGARPLRRLVQREIGDKLARALLAGDIVDGDTVVVDLPEDPEATGLELRPKR; from the coding sequence ATGGACGCACAGATGACAACCAAATCCCGGGAGGCGCTGCAGACTGCGGTCAACGACGTCGTCGCCCGGAAGAATAACCAGATAGAACCGGCTCACCTCGTCGCGGCCCTGCTCGGCCAGCCCGATTCGCTGGCCGCCACCCTGCTGACGAAGGTCGGTGCCGACCCGCAGGCCGTGCTCCGGTCGATCGAATCCGTGATCAGCGGATTCCCCACCGTCAGCGGTTCCACCGTCAGCCAGCCGGGGCTCTCCCGCGCGGGCCTGGAGATGATGAACCTCGCGCAGGAGGAGATGACCGCACTCGGCGATCAGTTCGTCTCGACCGAACACCTGCTGCTGGCCGCCGCGGCCGGCCAGGACACCACGGGTGAGGCGCTGCGTGCGAATGGAGCGAACCGGGACGCGCTGCTGGCGGCCCTTCCCGAACTGCGCGCCGGCAAGAAAGTCACCTCGGAGAACCCCGAGGAGACGATGCAGTCGCTGGAGAAGTTCGGTATCGATCTCACCGCAGTCGCCCGTGAGGGCAGACTCGACCCGGTGATCGGCCGCGATAAGGAAGTGCGCCGCGTCGTACAGGTGCTCTCCCGCAGGACGAAGAACAACCCCGTCCTCATCGGTGAGCCCGGCGTCGGCAAGACCTCCGTCGTCGAAGGCCTGGCCCAGCGGATCGTGGCCGGTGACGTACCCGAATCGTTGCGCGACAAGACGCTCATCAGCCTCGACCTGTCCGCCATGGTCGCCGGGGCGAAGTACCGCGGCGAGTTCGAGGAGCGGTTCAAGGCCGTGCTCGAGGAGATCAAGAACGCCGACGGCCGGATCATCACCTTCATAGACGAACTGCACACGATCGTCGGTGCCGGTGCCGGCGGGGACTCCTCGATGGACGCGGGCAATATGCTCAAACCGATGCTCGCCCGCGGTGAGCTGCGGATGATCGGTGCCACCACGCTGGACGAGTACCGCGAGAACATCGAGAAGGACCCCGCCCTGGAACGCCGGTTCCAGCAGGTGTTCGTCGGTGAGCCCAGCGTCGAGGACACGATCGCGATCCTGCGCGGGCTCAAGGAACGCTACGAAGCCCACCACAAGGTCACCATCAACGACGGCGCCCTGGTCGCGGCCGCGACAATGTCGAACCGGTACATCACCGGCCGACAGCTGCCGGACAAGGCCATCGACCTCGTCGACGAGGCGGCTTCCCGCCTGCGGATGGAGATCGATTCGGCTCCGGTCGAGATCGATGAGCTCCGCCGCGCCGTGGATCGACTGAAGATGGAGGACATGGCGCTGGCGAAGGAGACCGACTCCGCGTCCGTCGAGAGGCTGAGCGCCCTGCGCGCCGATCTCGCCGACAAGGAGGAGGAGCTGCGCGGACTTGAGGCCACGTGGGAGTCCCAGCGCGCCGGCCTCAACCGGGTCGGTGAGCTGAAGACGAAGCTCGACGAGCTGCGTTCGGCCGCCGAGAAGGCTCAGCGCGACACGGACCTCGAGACCGCGTCCCGTCTGCTCTACGGCGAGATCCCCGCCGTGCAGAAGGAGATCGCCGAGGCCGAAGCCGCCGAAGCCCAGGCCGAAGCGGGAGCGAATTCGGATCAGATGGTCTCGGACAAGGTCTCGAGCAACGACATCGCCGAGGTGGTCTCCTCGTGGACGGGCATCCCCGCCGGACGTCTCGTCCAGGGTGAGGTCGAGAAGCTGCTCGGCGCGGAGGGCATCCTCGGTGAACGTCTCATCGGACAGAAGAACGCCGTCGCCGCGGTCTCCGACGCCATCCGCCGTTCGCGCGCCGGTGTCGCCGATCCGGATCGTCCGACCGGTTCGTTCCTGTTCCTCGGACCGACCGGTGTCGGCAAGACGGAGCTCGCGAAGTCTCTCGCGGACTTCCTCTTCGACGACGAGAAGGCCCTGATCAGGATCGATATGAGCGAATACGGTGAGAAACACACCGTGTCCCGTCTCGTCGGTGCCCCTCCGGGCTACGTCGGATACGACGAGGGCGGCCAACTCACCGAGGCGGTCCGCCGTCGGCCGTACTCCGTCGTCCTGCTCGACGAAGTGGAGAAGGCGCACCCGTCCGTGTTCGATATCCTGCTGCAGGTCCTCGACGACGGTCGGCTCACCGATGGTCAGGGACGCACGGTCGACTTCAGGAACACCATCCTGATCCTGACCTCGAACCTCGGTTCGCAGTTCCTCGTCGACAAGAATCTGTCGACCGAGGAGCAGAGGTCCAAGGTGCTCGATGTCGTGCATTCGACGTTCAAGCCCGAGTTCCTCAACCGTCTCGATGACATCGTGATCTTCGACGCACTCAGTCAGACCGAGCTCGCTTCGATCGTCGATCTGCAGATCGCGCACATGTCGCGCAGGCTCTCGGACCGTCGGGTCTCGCTCGAGGTCACTCAGGGTGCCGAGGACTGGCTGGCTCTCGAAGGCTACGATCCGGCATTCGGTGCCCGGCCGCTGCGCAGGCTGGTCCAGCGCGAGATCGGCGACAAGCTGGCCCGTGCCCTGCTCGCCGGCGACATCGTCGACGGGGACACCGTGGTCGTCGATCTGCCAGAGGACCCCGAGGCCACCGGCCTGGAGCTGCGCCCCAAACGGTAA
- a CDS encoding Na+/H+ antiporter, with amino-acid sequence MTTLLMIIGFGAATSVVVGLGQKLKLPWPALMVLIGIAGAFIPTFAEVAIDPELVLPLFLPPLLFAAAQKTSWALFAIRWRTILGMSVALVGVTVAAVAGSAVFLIPGITIAAAIALGAMLAPPDPVAVEAVASTVSIPRRIMSTLQSEGLFNDAASLVIFQTAMAAVLAGTEVDYADLAVSFVVSAVVAIIVGLVLSFAAWWVMEKIDHTIARSSLMLVLPFGVYLVAEHFHASGVIAVVVAALEVRRRDVEGNSAERVTQNSTWQVLEMLITGIAFGLIGLDLRLIVESEHADLGRAILVGALIAVVVVAVRFVWLLLGTVIERKRREEDPDAAPLSVRDATLMTWGGMRGLATVALALSIPATTSSGAPFPGRSYIVVAAAVVLLVTLVLAGLSFPTVVALLGIDDEAEKEHQATRDIALRAYKAAMREIKNDDSLPDDVIEPLRARFKVLHDQLSGTTDDQASSEQAMAFKEHREQMMQVQKKAMQSARAEVLKARRERGTDPEIADRVLHRFDLQSVITR; translated from the coding sequence ATGACCACGTTGCTGATGATCATCGGATTCGGAGCCGCCACCTCTGTGGTGGTCGGATTGGGGCAGAAGCTCAAGCTTCCCTGGCCGGCGCTGATGGTCCTCATCGGCATCGCCGGCGCGTTCATCCCCACCTTCGCCGAGGTGGCTATCGACCCCGAGCTCGTCCTCCCCCTGTTCCTGCCGCCCCTGCTCTTCGCCGCCGCGCAGAAGACATCGTGGGCGCTGTTCGCGATCCGGTGGCGCACGATCCTCGGCATGTCCGTGGCCCTGGTCGGGGTGACCGTGGCCGCCGTCGCCGGGTCCGCGGTCTTCCTCATCCCCGGAATCACGATCGCCGCTGCCATTGCACTCGGCGCCATGCTCGCCCCGCCCGACCCCGTCGCCGTCGAAGCCGTGGCCAGCACCGTCTCGATCCCCCGCCGCATCATGTCGACCCTGCAGAGCGAGGGCCTGTTCAACGATGCCGCCTCCCTGGTCATCTTCCAGACCGCAATGGCCGCGGTCCTGGCCGGCACCGAGGTGGACTACGCAGATCTGGCCGTGTCATTCGTCGTCTCCGCCGTCGTGGCGATCATCGTCGGACTGGTTCTGTCCTTCGCCGCATGGTGGGTGATGGAGAAGATCGACCACACGATCGCTCGGTCCTCGCTCATGCTCGTCCTGCCCTTCGGCGTCTACCTCGTGGCCGAGCACTTCCACGCCAGCGGAGTCATCGCCGTCGTCGTCGCGGCCCTCGAGGTGCGACGCCGCGATGTCGAGGGCAATTCGGCGGAGCGGGTGACGCAGAATTCGACGTGGCAGGTCCTCGAGATGCTCATCACCGGAATCGCCTTCGGTCTCATCGGCCTCGATCTGCGCCTCATCGTCGAATCCGAGCACGCCGACCTCGGGCGGGCGATCCTCGTCGGTGCCCTCATCGCCGTCGTGGTCGTCGCCGTCCGCTTCGTGTGGCTGCTGTTGGGCACGGTCATCGAACGCAAGAGACGCGAGGAGGATCCGGATGCCGCGCCCCTGAGCGTCCGCGATGCGACGCTGATGACCTGGGGCGGGATGCGCGGCCTGGCCACCGTCGCACTGGCCCTGTCCATCCCGGCCACGACGAGTTCCGGCGCACCGTTCCCCGGGCGGTCCTATATCGTCGTCGCGGCCGCGGTGGTCCTGCTGGTCACTCTGGTGCTGGCGGGTTTGAGCTTCCCGACGGTCGTCGCCCTCCTCGGCATCGACGACGAAGCGGAGAAGGAGCATCAGGCCACCAGGGACATCGCACTTCGGGCCTACAAAGCCGCGATGCGCGAGATCAAGAACGACGACAGCCTGCCCGACGACGTCATCGAACCTCTGCGGGCACGGTTCAAGGTCCTGCACGATCAGCTCAGCGGAACCACCGATGACCAGGCGAGCTCGGAACAGGCGATGGCGTTCAAGGAGCACCGGGAGCAGATGATGCAGGTGCAGAAGAAGGCCATGCAGTCCGCCCGCGCCGAGGTGCTCAAGGCCCGTCGCGAACGCGGCACCGATCCGGAGATCGCCGACCGGGTGCTCCACCGCTTCGACCTCCAGTCAGTCATCACCCGGTAG